One window of the Sciurus carolinensis chromosome 8, mSciCar1.2, whole genome shotgun sequence genome contains the following:
- the Sypl1 gene encoding synaptophysin-like protein 1, with the protein MSSFQINLNPLKEPLGFIKVLEWIASIFAFATCGGFKGKTEILVSCPPKVLENHTVAAAFGYPFRLNQASFHPHSIVNVCDVDWKSHVLIGDYSSSAQFYVTFAVFVFLYCIAALLLYVGYTNLYRDSRKLPMIDFVVTLVATFLWLVSTSAWAKALTDIKIATGHNILQELLPCKQPDVICHFYSVTSMGSLNVSVIFGFLNMILWGGNAWFVYKETSLHSPSSTSASHTQGGVPPPAGI; encoded by the exons ATGTCCTCCTTCCAGATCAACCTCAACCCGCTCAAGGAGCCGCTCGGCTTCATCAAGGTCCTGGAGTGG ATTGCTTCCATCTTTGCTTTTGCCACCTGTGGAGGTTTTAAGGGCAAAACAGAAATTCTGGTGAGTTGTCCTCCAAAAGTTCTTGAAAATCATACTGTTGCAGCTGCTTTTGGTTATCCATTCAG GTTGAATCAAGCATCATTTCATCCACATTCTATTGTAAATGTGTGCGATGTAGATTGGAAAAGTCATGTCCTCATAGGAGATTACTCTTCTTCTGCACAATTCTATGTTACATTTGCAGTCTTTGTATTCTTGTACTGCATTGCTGCCCTTCTGCTTTATGTTGGTTACACGAACCTTTACCGGGATAGTCGTAAACTTCCCATGATT GACTTTGTTGTTACTCTAGTTGCCACTTTTTTGTGGTTGGTGAGCACATCGGCCTGGGCTAAAGCTCTTACAGATATTAAAATAGCTACCGGTCATAATATTCTTCAGGAACTTCTACCTTGTAAACAGCCAGATGTGAtatgtcatttttattctgtGACTAGTATGGGATCCCTGAATGTATCTGTG atCTTTGGCTTTCTGAATATGATACTTTGGGGAGGAAATGCCTGGTTTGTGTACAAGGAGACAAGTTTACATAGTCCATCAAGTACTTCTGCTTCCCATACCCAAGGAGGTGTGCCACCTCCTGCTGGAATATAA